The proteins below come from a single Vibrio cyclitrophicus genomic window:
- a CDS encoding thioredoxin domain-containing protein has product MFKPLTKFITALAAVLVIAGCSETDEPQQGVQYEALPAALTEFNLSPITEIFSLNCGHCRQMESAIPEIESLTDQKIGKVHVTFNESAQISAMIYYTAVMQLDATPDHAFMDELFGAVQMGADATPEQRQQALETAFTSRGLVSPYQLNKEQQVALFEYVKKAEEVSVKGQINSVPTFIINGKYQVLTAGHQDVTGIAKTINFLLTQP; this is encoded by the coding sequence ATGTTTAAACCACTTACTAAATTCATTACAGCACTCGCTGCCGTGCTTGTTATCGCGGGCTGTAGTGAAACAGATGAGCCACAACAAGGTGTTCAATACGAAGCACTTCCAGCGGCTCTGACTGAATTTAACTTATCTCCGATCACTGAAATCTTCTCTCTTAATTGTGGTCATTGCCGTCAAATGGAAAGTGCAATTCCAGAGATTGAATCACTGACAGACCAAAAGATTGGCAAAGTTCATGTGACTTTCAACGAAAGTGCTCAAATCAGCGCGATGATCTACTACACAGCGGTAATGCAGCTTGACGCAACGCCTGACCACGCTTTCATGGATGAGCTATTCGGTGCGGTTCAAATGGGTGCAGATGCGACTCCTGAACAACGCCAACAAGCTTTAGAAACAGCATTTACTTCTCGTGGTTTGGTTAGTCCATACCAGCTGAATAAAGAGCAACAGGTTGCGCTTTTTGAATACGTTAAGAAAGCAGAAGAAGTCTCAGTAAAAGGTCAAATCAACTCAGTACCAACGTTTATCATCAACGGCAAATATCAAGTACTGACTGCCGGTCACCAAGATGTTACTGGGATCGCAAAAACGATTAACTTCCTTTTGACTCAACCATAG
- a CDS encoding FKBP-type peptidyl-prolyl cis-trans isomerase gives MSKFIIPVIVFILAGFMIYRTWMNHKSGEENIKQGQQFLIENGAKDGVVTTESGLQYLVLEEGTGTEHPTKNSKVTVHYHGTLIDGTVFDSSVERGEPISFALKQVIKGWQEGLTYMVEGQKVRLFIPSKLAYGKGGSGPIPPSSTLIFDVELIAIK, from the coding sequence ATGTCTAAATTTATCATCCCGGTCATTGTCTTTATTTTGGCTGGCTTCATGATCTACCGCACTTGGATGAACCATAAATCTGGCGAAGAAAATATCAAGCAAGGTCAACAGTTCCTCATCGAAAACGGCGCCAAAGACGGTGTGGTTACAACTGAAAGCGGTCTTCAATATCTTGTACTTGAAGAAGGCACTGGTACTGAGCATCCAACTAAGAACAGTAAAGTAACGGTTCATTACCACGGAACACTTATAGATGGCACTGTCTTCGACAGTTCTGTTGAGCGTGGCGAGCCTATTTCATTTGCTCTTAAGCAAGTAATCAAAGGTTGGCAAGAAGGTTTGACTTACATGGTTGAAGGTCAAAAAGTTCGTCTATTTATCCCGAGTAAATTAGCTTACGGGAAAGGCGGCTCAGGTCCTATCCCACCTTCATCGACTTTAATTTTTGATGTTGAGCTAATTGCCATTAAATAA
- a CDS encoding TetR/AcrR family transcriptional regulator produces the protein MNEKTNDTRLHILNVGYQLIVNNGFNGVGLSQLLKEADVPKGSFYHYFKSKEQFGEALIQHYFENYITKIESILVHGEGNHFQRIISYFSLWTKIENGTCNAHKCLVVKLSAEVSDLSDPMRQALHKGAGKVTHTIENCVVGGVEDGSIKVNNSQDAAQNLYSMWLGASLLSKLSQSSHSLESALRLTKQVLQGND, from the coding sequence ATGAACGAAAAAACGAACGATACTCGCCTGCATATTTTGAATGTGGGATATCAATTAATAGTGAACAACGGCTTTAATGGCGTTGGTTTATCGCAATTGCTCAAAGAAGCGGATGTTCCGAAAGGTTCGTTTTACCACTACTTTAAATCGAAAGAGCAGTTTGGCGAAGCATTGATTCAACACTATTTTGAAAATTACATAACTAAAATTGAATCGATCTTAGTGCATGGCGAAGGTAATCATTTTCAACGAATCATCAGTTACTTTTCGCTGTGGACAAAAATTGAAAATGGTACCTGCAACGCTCATAAGTGCTTAGTGGTTAAACTCAGTGCAGAAGTGTCTGATCTTTCTGATCCTATGCGCCAAGCTCTACATAAAGGAGCTGGAAAAGTCACCCATACGATTGAGAATTGCGTTGTTGGTGGTGTTGAAGACGGCTCTATTAAAGTTAATAACAGCCAAGATGCCGCTCAAAACCTTTACTCGATGTGGTTGGGTGCAAGTTTGCTAAGCAAGTTAAGTCAAAGCTCACATAGCTTAGAATCGGCACTGAGACTGACCAAGCAAGTTTTACAAGGTAACGACTAA
- a CDS encoding NADP-dependent oxidoreductase, whose product MTQQDNRRIVLASRPVGAPTQENFRLETVAAPAIKDGEMLLRSVYLSLDPYMRGRMSDAKSYADPVAIDDVMVGATVCQVEESNNSDFEIGEWVLAYTGWQDLGVSNGEGLIKLGKEPTHPSYALGIMGMPGFTAYMGLLDIGQPKKGDTLVVAAATGPVGATVGQIGKLKGCRVVGVAGGQEKCQYAKEVLGFDECIDHKADDFADQLAKACDNGIDVYFENVGGKVFDAVMPLLNTGARIPVCGLISQYNATSLPEGPDRMSSLVGTLLVKRIKMQGFIIFDDYAHRYNEFAVQMTEWLSQGKMQYREHLIEGLDEAPQAFMGLLEGQNFGKLVIKTNEPK is encoded by the coding sequence ATGACTCAACAAGACAATCGCCGCATCGTATTGGCTTCTCGCCCAGTTGGCGCACCTACTCAAGAAAACTTTCGTTTAGAGACAGTAGCCGCACCAGCAATTAAAGATGGCGAAATGTTACTTCGCTCAGTGTACCTTTCTCTAGACCCATACATGCGTGGCCGAATGAGCGACGCTAAATCTTACGCTGATCCAGTTGCAATTGACGACGTGATGGTCGGTGCAACCGTGTGTCAGGTTGAAGAGTCGAATAACAGCGATTTTGAAATCGGCGAATGGGTATTGGCTTATACCGGTTGGCAAGATCTCGGGGTTTCTAACGGTGAAGGCCTAATCAAACTAGGTAAAGAGCCAACGCACCCTTCTTACGCGCTTGGCATCATGGGCATGCCTGGTTTTACGGCTTACATGGGTTTATTAGATATTGGCCAACCGAAGAAAGGCGATACGCTGGTTGTAGCTGCAGCAACGGGTCCAGTAGGCGCAACCGTTGGACAAATCGGTAAGCTAAAAGGCTGTCGTGTTGTCGGTGTTGCTGGTGGTCAAGAGAAGTGTCAGTACGCTAAAGAGGTTCTTGGCTTTGATGAATGTATCGACCACAAAGCCGACGACTTCGCTGATCAGTTGGCTAAAGCGTGTGACAACGGGATCGATGTATATTTTGAAAACGTAGGCGGCAAAGTTTTCGATGCAGTAATGCCATTACTTAACACCGGTGCTCGTATTCCTGTTTGTGGTCTTATTTCTCAATACAACGCGACTTCGCTTCCTGAAGGCCCAGATCGCATGTCTAGTCTTGTTGGTACCCTACTGGTTAAGCGTATTAAGATGCAAGGCTTCATTATCTTTGATGACTACGCGCATCGTTACAACGAGTTCGCCGTACAAATGACAGAATGGTTGTCACAAGGAAAAATGCAGTACCGTGAACACCTAATTGAAGGCTTAGACGAAGCACCACAAGCTTTCATGGGCTTATTAGAAGGTCAGAACTTCGGCAAGCTTGTTATCAAAACGAACGAACCTAAATAA